Proteins from a genomic interval of Oxyura jamaicensis isolate SHBP4307 breed ruddy duck chromosome 10, BPBGC_Ojam_1.0, whole genome shotgun sequence:
- the LOC118172166 gene encoding anti-apoptotic protein NR13-like codes for MGPAFAPRRPKLDPKPEELPACLPKLKRVCPLGLLALVVFAGTLAAALAESGCEEGPRRLAEALAAYLAEERGEWLQAHGGWDGFCRFFGRHGSQPADQNSTISNAIMAAAGFGIAGLAFLLVVR; via the exons ATGGGCCCAGCCTTTGCACCACGAAGGCCTAAACTAGATCCTAAACCCGAAGAACTGCCCGCATGTCTGCCGAAACTCAAACGTGTGTGTCCGCTCG GGCTGCTGGCGCTCGTGGTGTTCGCCGGCACGCTGGCGGCCGCGCTGGCCGAGAGCGGCTGCGAGGAGGGGCCGCGCCGCCTGGCCGAGGCGCTGGCCGCCTACCTGGCCGAGGAGCGGGGCGAGTGGCTGCAGGCGCACGGCGGATgg GATGGCTTCTGTCGCTTCTTCGGCAGGCATGGCTCTCAACCAGCTGACCAGAACAGTACCATAAGCAATGCTAtaatggcagcagcagggtttggAATAGCAGGATTAGCTTTTCTCTTGGTGGTGCGATAG
- the GNB5 gene encoding guanine nucleotide-binding protein subunit beta-5 isoform X1, producing the protein MATEGLHENETLASLKTEAESLKGKLEEERAKLHDVELHQVAERVEALGQFVMKTRRTLKGHGNKVLCMDWCKDKRRIVSSSQDGKVIVWDSFTTNKEHAVTMPCTWVMACAYAPSGCAIACGGLDNKCSVYPLTFDKNENMAAKKKSVAMHTNYLSACSFTNSDMQILTASGDGTCALWDVESGQLLQSFHGHGADVLCLDLAPSETGNTFVSGGCDKKAMVWDMRSGQCIQSFETHDSDINSVRYYPSGDAFASGSDDATCRLYDLRADREVAIYSKESIIFGASSVDFSLSGRLLFAGYNDYTINVWDVLKGSRVSILFGHENRVSTLRVSPDGTAFCSGSWDHTLRIWA; encoded by the exons ATGGCAACCGAGGGGCTGCACGAGAACGAGACCTTGGCGTCGCTGAAAACCGAGGCGGAGAGCCTGAAGGGCAAGCTGGAGGAGGAGCGGGCCAAGCTGCACGACGTGGAGC TTCACCAGGTGGCAGAGCGTGTGGAGGCACTGGGCCAGTTTGTGATGAAGACCAGGAGGACGCTGAAGGGCCATGGAAATAAAGTTCTCTGTATGGACTGGtgcaaagacaaaagaagaatTGTGAGCTCTTCCCAG GATGGGAAGGTGATTGTGTGGGATTCCTTCACTACCAACAAG GAACACGCAGTGACGATGCCGTGTACCTGGGTGATGGCATGTGCATACGCCCCGTCTGGATGTGCCATTGCTTGTGG TGGCCTGGACAACAAGTGTTCTGTGTACCCTCTGACatttgacaaaaatgaaaatatggctGCAAAGAAGAAATCGGTTGCAATGCACACAAACTACCTGTCTGCCTGCAGCTTCACTAACTCAGACATGCAG ATTTTGACAGCAAGTGGAGATGGGACTTGTGCTCTATGGGATGTTGAGAGCGGGCAGCTTCTACAGAGTTTCCATGGTCATGGAGCTGACGTCCTGTGCCTGGACCTGGCCCCTTCTGAAACTGGAAATACATTTGTCTCAGGG GGATGTGACAAGAAAGCCATGGTTTGGGATATGAGGTCTGGTCAGTGTATCCAGTCATTTGAAACCCATGATTCAGATATCAACAGTGTCAG ATATTACCCAAGTGGAGATGCATTTGCCTCTGGTTCAGACGATGCTACG TGTCGTTTATATGACCTTCGTGCAGACAGAGAAGTAGCAATCTATTCCAAAGAGAGCATCATTTTCGGAGCGTCCAGTGTGGACTTCTCTCTCAGTG GTCGTCTGCTGTTTGCAGGTTATAACGATTACACCATCAATGTCTGGGATGTGCTGAAAGGCTCCCGTGTGTCTATTCTGTTTGGACATGAAAATCGTGTCAGCACCTTGCGGGTGTCTCCCGACGGGACGGCGTTCTGCTCAGGGTCCTGGGACCACACGCTCCGA atcTGGGCTTAA